GATGTAGGCATAGCATTAtgtagctgcattaataattatgtaaatgaGACAGGTAACAAgtactttttatttcttctgttgttgtgtatctcatactaaatagtttcagatcttcaaatgaaatacaacataaaactttttttttcttattattattgaagcaaaaaaaagttgtccAACACCtgtcaccaatgtgaaaaacaaattgcccccttaaacttaaaatctggttgtgtcaCATTTAGCAGCGATAACTGCAACCTTAATgtttccgataactggagatcagtttttcacttacttctaggactaggatttactcctatgctttggatcattgtcttgcctCATAATCCAGTTGTGATTGTGTTTCAACTTACgaactgaagaccggacattctccttaaGGATTTTCTAGTAGCGAGCACAGttcaagttgcccaggccctgaagcagcagagcatccccacaccagcactctaccaccaccatgcttgatcgtaggtatgatgttctttttgtggtattctgtgtttggtttacgccggatgtaacgggacccctgtcttccaaacagttccactttcgactcatcagtccacagaacattctcccaaaaggtttgaggatcatcaaggtgtgttttggcaaaattcagacaagccttaatgttcttctgggttagcagtgcttttcacctcaccactcttccatatagtggagtcatgaatagtgacctttattgatgcaagagaggcctgtagtttcTTTGATGTCTTCGGCACTTTTGtaacttgctggatgagtcgttgctgtgctcttggattTTGGAATTtagaattttggaaggtcggccacttctggtaaggttcactactgttttccatttggagataatggctctcactgtggttcttcggagtcccagagcctttgaaatagctttgtaacctttCCCAGACTGACGTATTTCAatcttcatcatttctggaatttttgcATATTAAATTTTGGCATAAGGACTTACAGGATAAGACCtcttaaccaacttcatgctgttgaaaatgttatgggggcaaatacattttcacaggcccagttggtattggataacttttttgcttcaataaataacattatcatttaaaaactgtattttgtgtttagtcggttttgctttgttttatctttgaGATATACGCAAAAacaagaaatcaggatgaggCAGCACTGTAGTAAgacaaatgttatttttaagaGTAATATTAGAGTTTTCCCAAAGAAGAGATATCTGTAAAGGATGTAGTCTTtgcctttttttaatgaaatagcCTGCTCAAGCACTCAAGATATACATTATAAACCATTATGAGGCAGGTGTGGACACAGGCTGTCTAAGGGGCAGGGGCACTTAGAGGGCACTTTCTCGTAGCTAACCCATATAGGCTTTGCACAAGTAAGGTAAATTCCATTTAACAgtcaataaaaatgtaaaaagttttcaTAAGGTCTTGCGTGAAAGCTGCGAGCGGGTTTAAGTCATGACATTTtataatcaaaacaaaaaagcaataaTTGTTTTATACTAAACTGTGACGCTAGGAGTGGATGTGCTGTCATTTTTTTGTTCCCACTAAGCCACCGATCTCTGTGACAAGACACAATTTAAAGCAAGTCTCTAAAGCAAATAAGTCCTAAATTATTATGCAACATGTAAGACATGATCTTTCATGGCATGGGAGGCATTACAGactatgtgtatttttatttatttatttatttatttatttatttatttatttattgtttaaaagtGTTTTGAAAAGTTAAAGTGCTACACTCATACAGTGTATGAGTGTTTTGTGTATAAAAGACTCACTaagcaaataaatgtaaatgtaagtgcatgttaaaacttttttttcactATCCCGAGTTTAATCCAAGTCAAATCTGAATCTCTCCTGGTCTCTTGGAAACTTTCTCATGGCCTCTCAGTTTTATGCTGCTGTATATTTCCAGGTGCCGGAGGCTGTATGCTGTCTGATGAACAGCTCCAGTGTGACACATGGCTTTGACTGAATTAAACTCCATCCGGTGTTCTGTGGAGCTGGCAGTTCTGCTGGAGCACAGGAGGAGAAAAGCTCAAAAAAGCCCAGGACGCAATCTTAACGGTGCAGATAAAGAGGCATGCAGCTCTGTCCTTTCTCCGATAAGAGTCGGAAGAGCTGATTATTAACCCCCCACCACTACCCacagtccctctctctctctctctttcgctctctctctctctctctctctctcccccctttctttctttatttcctccctctctttttcttgcTCTTTCCATTGGAAGAGCAAGACAAGGCCTGTTATTTTTAGGCTTGTGTGTCCATGCTATCTGCCTTGTTCTTTTCAACGCCTAGGAGAGCTGGTGGCCCGCTGCTGGCTGGGTGACCTTCCTGTCGCCCTCCCTCGGTCGTTCCCTCAAAATACTCCCATTTGGTCAGGGCCCAGGAACTGGCTGCCATTTTGTACATCCAGAGTAGTCATTCAGATTTACATGCAGGCCTTGGTTTGTTTATGTGTACAGAGTTTtggaaaagaaacacacaagTGTCTCCTGGCGTGTGTGGAGAGACTAGAGAGATGTACAAGGACCATTGCTTACTCATGTGAAGTGGCTCCTATTCTGTCTGTCCTTTTCCCTGGCCTTACACATCATCTCAATGCCTCCTTTGCCTCTGCTGTGTTGAGCAACTGTGATGCTGTGCAATGTTCAGATAGTCCACATGTTTCCAGCCCTGCTCCTGGAGTATCCCTGCTCCTGCACAtttactccaggaccagggttgggaatcTGTGAGGTTGTTAATTATCTAAGACCATGTCAtgcaatgtttattattattattattattattattattattattattattattattattattattaatattattattattattttatgtaatatataatttaatatataattttattgtctAATGAAAAATCTAAATCCCAGATTATCATGTGAGAGTTACTACCTCATACTGTATCCAATGCAAATGGAGGATAAACTGTTGATGCCTTTAATTCAAGCTGTCAGTCAATGAAATGACAACATGCAGGTGAGTGAAGCGGGTCTTGTGGGTCAGGACGATTTAACAGGAAGAGCTGTCACATCAGCTTCATCCGATCCACCAAACATGTTAATGCTCTCCGactttcaaataaatatttgcagGGCACTGATTTATGTACTTTTAGGCGCTTTTCGGGTTCCAGTGACATCGAGAGCTTTCGAAGTCGGACTCATAGTCGATTCCTAAAGGAGCTATAAAGCTGTCATTGCCACCCACAGATTACTGAATGAAAGTCTGTAAAGAGCTGGAAGGCTGACTCTAAACACAGTGGATTAGTCTGTCCGGGAAAGTGTACTGTTGTTTTCTCATCTTTGTTAATGGAGTGGCCGGTTTTTAACCATTCAACTAGACACGCATTTCAgaataagttattattattatttctattgttgttgttgttgttgttactacTAGGCcgcctactactactactgctagtaataataataataataataataataataatagggtaaataaaataataataataataataataataataataataggttaaataaaataataaaataaatagtagtactagtataaaatatacataggCCTATATTGAAGCAGAAAATAAAATGACGACGACGAAGAAGAAAAGTTCGGTAAAAACAAACGAGCCAAAGTTTCAAAATGACGCACGTCTTTCACTGCTGTATTAAAACTACTTCtgttattactactaatactactgataataataataataataataataataataataataataataataataatagccttAATAGAATAAATAGTAGTAGGCTAGAAGTAGTAGTTAGGCACCATTATATAATTTACATTGAAAACACATATTGAAGACTGAAAAacagaatataattaataataataataataataataataataataataataataataagaagaagaagaagaagaagaagaagaagaattaacaacaacaataataacaacaacaacaataataacaatataataataataataataataataataataataataataataataataataataataatgtcttcAAACCAAATCATCATTAGTTTTTCCGGTCGAGTTTATTTTCGATTACAGGATTACAGATCATGCCTAcagaaatgtgtacatttgtacCGACAGCCGACTGTACCGACAAATACTGTGTACTTATCACTTTTCAAGTGTGGGTCCGCTTTCAGTGGTCACCCGTCATATgagaacaaaacaaatattagatgaaatacaaaacaaacaaacaaacaaacagaacctCACACAGTTAAATGTGTCTGGATGCCCGGGTTTGGTGTTTTCACTCCGTTTGACTTGAACAGTAAGTTTCCATCTTTCAGAAGCTGAATTCGTTAAAAACGCTGCATTTCTAAACAAACCACTCCTAAGAATTAAGTTACATTTcttacatttctaaaataaaataaaataataataagcaaaagTACAAATGACACTAGTGTGATGTGTGAAAAGGATCCAGTGATGCACAACACTGCTCTCTGAGGCAACATCACCAGCAACAATATAACATAAAATGCTTGATTAATCCTTTATGGTATTGTTCCTAATAAGTCACAGTCTACCTTGGAATAGTTCATTAACGTTATTTATAGTAGAAATGTAGCACCTATGAACCTGGTACTATAGCTCAATAGCATTAATGAGTAAATATCAAAAGGTATTCTTTcttcatttaataaatatattcatcCCTACCCTGTCTCCTCAACATGCCCTTAAACAGAGAatgctcttttttattttaattattatatatgcATAGTTTATGTGTTcattccaaaaaaaaccccaaatacaTTACATCTTGTTATCCATGTGTTAATATCATTCTCCTGTAAACCTCCACATATGTCCTATGTCCATCCAGTGAAATATCTATTGCAATAAAATACAGCTGTCTATATATTGAAACTAATTATGAAAATACACCAAAGGGAACATGGACATAGATGTGTCTTCTAGTGTCAAGAAATTCAGAGAAAATTGAGTCTATCATGTACTATCTAGACAACACACTAATAGggataaaatgtttttttttcactcttctgttctttcttgtttttttttttctcccacaaAGAAAAACTAGTATTGATTAAATTTGCTTTTACTTgtcattttgattttttttttaacacagcaAGTATGGACCATGTTTTTGGAAACACTCACTGGGAGGAGGGTGGTTTTTCAAgagttcattggataattaagggttcttagcttccaacAAATTGTTCAGTAGGAGAACACTTAAACACTGATATAGAGATCTACACTCCCAGAAATACAGGCACCAAACTGTACCATCATGGGGACCAGTTTTGTACCGTTAGCATGTATCATTCACCTGGAAAAcctttaaaaacaatttaaagttTTATCATTAAGGACCACCAATGgacctttaaagctttactctaatAAAAGCACATGCAACTTCAGCAAGAAAAAAGATACATAGCCTATAACGTGCAAAACATGTCTCCTTGATGGACCCACCTCAGCTACAAGGGGAAAGTACAGTCTCGTACCTTTATTTGTGAGAGTGTCCAATCTGCAGCAGAGGCACAACCGAGAACCCTTAAGTGTTAACTGAATTTTCTGAGTGTATAGACAAgatatggacaaaaaaaaaaaggcgagaGCTCTACACACTCCAATCGAAAAGTGTATCCATTACagacaatacaaacaatacatttaaaaatataggGCTTATGTATAtgctaaatttttttttataggaatAACACAAAAGCttaattcatattaatgtacatttttttcttctgaagcggtaagagtaatgtgtgtgtttcaaccATATTCGTGCAGTTCACGCTGGCAGCGTTGCCTCAAGACCAATCGCCTGTGCATCATGTCCGTGAGAGTCTGCTTCACCAGGCCCGAATGCCGTGTAACGAGGAAACGCCGCCGTTGGTCTGAAACGGCGCCTGCACGTTATTCAGATCCCCGACTCCAAAATTCACATAATTACCACTGGACGGTGACGTCTGCACCGGAGGCACGTTTGCGCTCGCCGAGTAGTTGCACGTGTAGTTCGTGTTTCCGGCGCTCGGGAAGTTCACGTTCCCGAAACTGTGGTAGGCGTTATAAGGGAAGTGGTTGATCCCCACGTTGTATGACGCGCTGTACGCGGACGCGGCGTCTCCCAAACAGCGCTTGCCGTCGCGCACGAGCACGGGCACGGACACGCGCCTCGGTGGGCCCGCGCCCACCATCTCGAGCGTCTGGTCCTGGCGCTGCCGCTTGCACTTGTAGCGCCTGTTCTGAAACCAGATCTTCACCTGCGTGGACGTCAGCTTGAGCACGTGCGCCAGGTGATCCCGCTCGGGCGCAGACAGGTACTTCTGCTGCTTGAAGCGCCTCTCGAGCTCGTACACCTGCGCCTGCGAGAACAGCACGCGCGGCTTTCGCCGTTTCCGCTGCCCGGGCCGCTCCACCTCATCCGGTTTCTGGCGCTCCTCCGGTGAACGCGCTTTCTCTGAAATCACACAGGTGCGCTgaatttatgtatgtatgtatgtatgtatgtatttatttatttatttatttatttattgggttGGTACAtttaatacacatacacatttaataaatatatataaatatatatatagtataaaataTCTTAACCAATCAGAGGCGATTGTTATTGTATTACCTTAAACAGATAATGTGGTTTGTTGTTGCTCAtggattaacacctacagtgttgaTTTCAATTATTCATTAAGAGTTTATTAATTGACCACTGTAAGTATTAATGCAACGCAATAAGAAGTACGGCAACGCTGCAGTTCTGTTAGAAATAATTAAACACATTCAGCATATTTACTGTACGATGCTGTAAGAGTTCATTCAAAATAATTCCCAGTGATTAATTAATTGACTGTATGCGTTGCTTCAGCAACTGAAGTGTTAATTCAACTGTGAGAAATGTTACACACTGTGTGAAACTGGCCAGTCTGGGTGCAGTAATCCTGACACTGCGAAATCAGCCTCCTTGGTCATTTGTCAAAATGTTTGGAGGAGTTTTCTGGGAAAGATTATAAATCGCGCACAAATGTTCACTTCTAGTAATCATAACAGTGTAACTCTCTGACATGAAATAATTATTACAGAGATAAACACATTTCCGTGGAGCAGATCAAATCGGAGATTACCAAGTTCACGTTTTATAAACGCCATCATCTTGACAAACAACATGTGAAGACATTcgaataaattaaattaaatcaagttaaattaaattaaatgatataataaaaaaagcgaGAACCTTGTGCAATAAAGGACACAGCATTAATGTTGGAAGCCAAAATACGTGGATACACCCAATACGTTTGTGTTTGGATCTTAAATATAAATCAGAAtaccatgatgatgatgatgatgattattattatcattattattattattagtagtagtagtagtagtagtactagtaatagtactagtaatactactgctactactactactactactactactactactaataataataataataataataataataataataataattcttgtTAAACAATGTGAATATTTCCGTCCAATTTTGTACATCTGCCCAAAACAGAATATATGAGAGATTCAAAATATGTTGCTTAGCGTTTCTGTGACTCATCACGGTTTTAAttcacatataatataatatcaccTTTTCTCTCTTTGGCGTCAAGCATGTCGTCCGACTTTGCGTCTTTGGCTAGATCCATTTCTAAGAAACTCTTCCCATAAAAGGCAGGACTAAAGTCCAGAGATGTGCTCCTGTCACCTTTAGCGTCTTGCTCGTCTCCAGGAGCGAAGAGCGCGGCTCCGTTCACCGCGTCCACGAACGGTTCCGGTTTGAACATCATGCAGGACGAAGTGGGGATCGACATTTCCAACGAGACCATGTCTTCGTGGTTCTGTTCCAGGTTTAAAATATCCCGGACTGAGAAGGGAGTGGAAGACATTTGACTCGAAAACATCGCCATGTGGCACCAAGTCCTATTCAAGCACGCACGAGTACCCCTGCTGTCATTTATCAGGATGACGCGTTGCGTCTTTAGTGCGTGGAGACCCAGCGATATATCTCCAGGTTAAATTTCACCAAAGTGCGAAACGCCTCAAATCGACCCCTGACACATCTCTTCTGCGGGTTCTATAGGGCAGAGGAGTGAGTGCTGTGTGTAAGCAAGGAGGGGCTTGCGCGTAATAATGTTCCCGGGACCTGATTGGCTAACACAGATTCCGTGACGCATTAATTTACAAATTCACTGTCCTAGCGAATGACAAGTTGGTTTTCTCACGTATGTGACTGAGATTATTAATggcgtctttctttctttctttcctttgtttCTTGTGACCCCAAAGTTTTCATTAATAATCTTTATCTGAAAAAAGTACTTTAAATTTTTAGACAGCTCATTTATTATcactgtatagtatagtatagtatagtatagtatagtatagtatagtatggtaccAAAGTAGTACAGACGACATGCTTTTAATTAAAGCAGCATACTCTTCACATAGCTATTGTCACTtcatccacatacacacattatacaggAACCGTCAGAGATATCACACATCTCAAAAGCAGCACACCATGATGAACAACATTAGCAAAAACATTCCAAACACTTCATTATAAACAGGAAAGTCAATTTGTCTTTTAAACAGATCTTCAGACGATATGGTAACTGCTACTGATAAGCAAGTGGGTGAAGTATTCAATTAGGCAAATCCATGATTGGACAGGGATgccatagtatagtatagtatagtatagtatagtatagtatagtatagcttTTAAGTCCTTATAGTACTGAATCAAGGCTAAAGGTATAGCATAgtttagtatagtatagtatagcttTTAAGTCCTTATAGTACTAAATCAAGGCTAAAGGTAtagcatagtatagtatagtatagtatagtatagtatagtatagcttTTAAGTCCTTATAGTACTAAATCAAGGCTAaaggtatagtatagtatagtatagcttTTTGTACTTATAGTACTAAATCAAGGCTAAAGGTAtagcatagtatagtatagtatagtatagtatagcttTTAAGTCCTTATAGTACTAAATCAAGGCTAaaggtatagtatagtatagtatagtatagcttTTAAGTACTGATAGTAAAAATCAAGGCTAaaggtatagtatagtatagtatagtatagcttTTAAGTACTTATAGTACTAAATCAAGGCTAaaggtatagtatagtatagtatagtatagcttTTAAGTCCTTATGTACTAAATCAAGGATAAAGGtctagtatagtatagtatggtatagctTTTAAGTCCTTATGTACTAAATCAAGGCTAaaggtatagtatagtatattatagtatagcTTTTAAGTCCTTATGTACTAAATCAAGGATAAAGGtctagtatagtatagtatagtaggcTATTGTATAGTATGGTATAAATATAGTATAGTTTTAAAGTGCTGTTTTGGACCATTGCACTGAAAACAGTTAACTTCAAAAGTTATTCAGATTTATCATTTAGTTGTTTGTCTTAATGCATTAATTTCAATGAAACCCATGGGTTGAGAAGATTACTCAGAGTGAGTGCCGGATCTTGAAACCTGCACTGACAAACCCGTCTTTCACCGACAGATCGCGGTGTCACCGACTGTTATCGGGATGTGATAACAGATGACAACAAACCAGCAGCCACCCACATCCACCCAACAGCAGCCGAGTTATAAAGGTCAGGCCAATTATACCACAAACAGTGGATCGAAGCAGCCTACACTGATGCCAGTGGGATGTCGCTGAAATGGAGATCAACATGTAAAGTTAATGGTTAAAATCATTTTGGATATGGACGCCAGTCCCTTATCCTCAGCACACCAAACCCAACTTATTAAGGGCTTAATAATTAGCAGAATCAGGTGTGTAGCAGTAAAGAAGACGTGTAACATGTTGATGTCCATGTAAGATCCCCATCGAAACTTTAACACCTTCCCACGAACaagaaacacccccccccccatgataTCAAAGgcattatttttaacaaataaataggcTAGTccgtgtttatttttattcagataTCAAACTGGAGATTGTTTTAAACCGATTTCTTTAGATTTAAAAGCCTGGGAAATACACAAGCCGAATAATCTAAAATTCTAATGGAATAATT
The genomic region above belongs to Ictalurus punctatus breed USDA103 chromosome 14, Coco_2.0, whole genome shotgun sequence and contains:
- the nkx2.5 gene encoding homeobox protein Nkx-2.5 — encoded protein: MAMFSSQMSSTPFSVRDILNLEQNHEDMVSLEMSIPTSSCMMFKPEPFVDAVNGAALFAPGDEQDAKGDRSTSLDFSPAFYGKSFLEMDLAKDAKSDDMLDAKERKEKARSPEERQKPDEVERPGQRKRRKPRVLFSQAQVYELERRFKQQKYLSAPERDHLAHVLKLTSTQVKIWFQNRRYKCKRQRQDQTLEMVGAGPPRRVSVPVLVRDGKRCLGDAASAYSASYNVGINHFPYNAYHSFGNVNFPSAGNTNYTCNYSASANVPPVQTSPSSGNYVNFGVGDLNNVQAPFQTNGGVSSLHGIRAW